In the Candidatus Palauibacter australiensis genome, CGCCGCGATCGGGACGGCGGTCGATTTCGTCGCGGCGGTCGGACTCGCCGCCGTGGAGGCACGGTGCCGCCATCTGTCGGATCACCTCAAGTCGCGCCTGGCGGAGGTGGACGGCGTCACGCTTCTCAGCGGCGCCCGCGACCGGAGCGCGCCCGGATCGACGATCTTCGAGAAGGAGGGTCTCGACGCCGTGGCCGCCGTGGCGGCGTTCGAGGCGAGCATTTCATCCCACATCGACGAGCACCAGCGCGATGGCCACAACGCGATCCGTGTGTCAACCCACATCTACAACACGACGGAGCAGGTCGACCGCTTCGTCGAGTCCCTGGCACTGCACTAGCCCGCACGACGGGCTGATCGGAGGCACGAATGACCGGTTCCCCACGAACGCCGCACACCCTCGCGCTCGCCGCACTCGGCGCCGTCCTCCTCCTCGGTGTCGCCGCCGCGAGACCGAACGCCACGCCCGCGCAGGACGGCGCGATCTACGAGATCCGCAACTATCACTTCGACCCGGCGCGGTTCGAGGAGTACGCGGAGGTCGCGCAGGGCGACTACATCCGCTACCTGCGCGAACACCTGGACATCGTCGGTTTCTGGCTCGAATCGGGGGTCCCCGCGGAGGTCCGGGGCGCGGAGCAGGACGAACTCGGTCCCGCGAACGTCACGTGGGTCATCCGCTGGGCGTCGAAGGAGGAACGGGACGAGAAGCTCCCGGCAGTCCTCGGAACGCCCGAATGGCGCGAGATCTTCGCCGACGTTCCCGGAGGTGGCGGGAGCTACCTGAGAATCGAGTCGCGTTTCATGTCGTCGCTCGACTGACGGACGGACCCGCTCGACGCTCTATCCGGTCTCCCGCCGGTTTCAGCAGCGGTCCTGCCTGAAATCGACCGGGCGGCAGGTGAACCCCCACTCGCCCCACAACCCTCGCCCCTCGGCCTCGGCGGCGGCCTCCGCGGCCTCGATGCGATCCGCGTAGCGACGGTTGGGGGGGATGATGAACGCAAGCGCATACCCGCTCGCGACCAGGTGTTCGTTCAGCATGTCCCCGCCCGGAAGGAAGAGGTAGGCGAGATCCCGGTCGAAGGTGTCCACGCGAACCGCGTCGTACTCGACCCTGAG is a window encoding:
- a CDS encoding thermonuclease family protein; the encoded protein is MTSGDCVLSFVIDGDSVRCADGREIRLLSIDTPEMAQEPWGARARAELLRVAPVSTALRVEYDAVRVDTFDRDLAYLFLPGGDMLNEHLVASGYALAFIIPPNRRYADRIEAAEAAAEAEGRGLWGEWGFTCRPVDFRQDRC